A DNA window from Rhinolophus sinicus isolate RSC01 linkage group LG10, ASM3656204v1, whole genome shotgun sequence contains the following coding sequences:
- the MXD3 gene encoding max dimerization protein 3: MEPVASNIQVLLQAAEFLERREREAEHGYASLCPHRSTGPVHKRRKRSPQAPGALDSGRSVHNELEKRRRAQLKQCLEQLKQQMPLGADCARYTTLSLLRRARMHIQKLEEQEQRARWLKEKLRSRQQSLRQQLEQLRGPTGAGERERLRADSLDSSGLSSERSDSDQEELEVDVESLVFGGEAELLQGFSAGQEHSYSHSGAWL, translated from the exons ATGGAACCTGTGGCCAGCAACATCCAGGTCCTGCTGCAGGCCGCCGAGTTCCTGGAACGCCGCGAGAGAG AGGCTGAGCATGGCTACGCATCTCTGTGCCCGCACCGCAGTACAGGGCCCGTCCACAAGAGGAGGAAGCGATCCCCCCAAGCTCCTGGCGCGCTGGACAGTGGGCG GTCTGTACACAACGAGCTGGAGAAGCGCAG GAGGGCCCAGCTGAAACAGTGCCTGGAGCAGCTGAAGCAGCAGATGCCCCTGGGGGCTGACTGTGCCCGATACACCACACTGAGCCTTCTGCGCCGGGCCAGGATGCACATCCAG AAGCTGGAGGAACAGGAGCagcgggcccggtggctcaaggaGAAGCTGCGCAGCAGGcagcagagcctgaggcagcaGCTGGAACAGCTTCGGGGCCCCACAGGGGCGGGTGAACGGGAGCGGCTGCGGGCAGACAGCCTGGACTCCTCAGGCCTCTCCTCTGAGCGCTCTGACTCAGACCAAG AGGAGCTGGAGGTGGACGTGGAGAGCCTGGTGTTCGGGGGCGAGGCCGAGTTGCTGCAGGGCTTCAGTGCCGGCCAGGAGCACAGCTACTCGCACAGCGGCGCCTGGCTATGA
- the PRELID1 gene encoding PRELI domain-containing protein 1, mitochondrial, with amino-acid sequence MVKYFLGQSVLRSSWDQVFAAFWQRYPNPYSKHVLTEDIVHREVTPDQKLLSRRLLTKTNRMPRWAERLFPANVAHSVYILEDSIVDPQNQTMTTFTWNINHSRLMVVEERCVYCVNSDNSGWTEIHREAWVSSSLYGVSRAVQEFGLARFKSNVTKTMKGFEYILAKLQGEAPSKTLVETAKEAKEKAKETALAATEKAKDLASKAATKKQQQQRQFV; translated from the exons ATGGTGAAGTATTTCCTGGGCCAGAGCGTGCTCCGGAGTTCCTGGGACCAAGTGTTCGCTGCCTTCTGGCAGCGGTACCCGAATCCCTATAG CAAACATGTCTTAACGGAAGACATAGTGCACCGGGAGGTGACCCCTGACCAGAAGCTCCTGTCCCGGAGACTCCTGACCAAGACCAACAGGATGCCCCGCTGGGCCGAGCGACTGTTTCCTGCCAATGTTGCTCACTCGGTGTACATCCTGGAAGACTCTATTGTGGACCCACAGAACCAGACCATGACCACCTTCACCTGGAACATCAACCACAGCCGGCTGATG GTGGTGGAGGAACGATGTGTTTACTGTGTGAACTCTGATAACAGCGGCTGGACCGAAATCCACCGGGAAGCCTGGGTCTCCTCTAGTTTATATGGCGTCTCCAGAGCCGTCCAG GAATTTGGTCTCGCACGGTTCAAAAGCAATGTGACCAAGACGATGAAGGGCTTCGAATACATCTTGGCCAAGCTGCAAG GTGAGGCCCCTTCCAAAACCCTTGTTGAGACAGCCAAGGAAGCCAAGGAAAAGGCAAAGGAGACGGCACTGGCAGCTACAGAGAAGGCCAAAGACCTTGCCAGCAAGGCAGCCAccaagaagcagcagcagcagcggcagttCGTATAG
- the RAB24 gene encoding ras-related protein Rab-24 isoform X3, whose product MSGQRVDVKVVMLGKEYVGKTSLVERYVHNRFLVGPYQNTIGAAFVAKVMSVGDRTVTLGIWDTAGSERYEAMSRIYYRGAKAAIVCYDLTDSSSFERAKFWVKELQNLEEGCQIYLCGTKSDLLEEDRRRRRVDFHDVQDYADNIKAQLFETSSKTGQSVDELFQKVAEDYVSVAAFQVMTEDKGVDLDQKANPYFYSCCHH is encoded by the exons ATGAGTGGGCAGCGCGTGGACGTCAAGGTGGTGATGCTGGGCAAGGAGTACGTGGGCAAGACAAGCCTGGTGGAGCGATACGTGCACAACCGCTTCCTGGTGGGACCCTATCAGAAC ACCATCGGAGCCGCCTTCGTGGCGAAGGTGATGTCCGTCGGAGACCGGACGGTGACTTTGGGTATTTGG GACACAGCAGGCTCCGAGCGCTACGAGGCCATGAGCCGAATCTACTATCGGGGTGCGAAGGCGGCCATCGTCTGCTACG ACCTCACGGACAGCAGCAGCTTTGAGCGGGCCAAGTTCTGGGTGAAGGAACTGCAAAACCTAGAGGAG GGCTGTCAGATCTACCTGTGCGGCACCAAGAGTGACTTGCTGGAGGAGGACAGGCGGCGAAGACGTGTGGACTTCCACGATGTCCAGGACTATGCAGATA ATATCAAAGCTCAGCTCTTTGAAACATCCAGCAAGACAGGCCAGAGTGTGG ACGAGCTCTTCCAGAAAGTGGCAGAGGATTACGTCAGTGTGGCCGCCTTCCAGGTGATGACAG AGGACAAGGGCGTGGACCTGGATCAGAAGGCAAACCCCTACTTCTACAGCTGTTGTCATCACTGA
- the RAB24 gene encoding ras-related protein Rab-24 isoform X2, translating into MSGQRVDVKVVMLGKEYVGKTSLVERYVHNRFLVGPYQNTIGAAFVAKVMSVGDRTVTLGIWDTAGSERYEAMSRIYYRGAKAAIVCYDLTDSSSFERAKFWVKELQNLEEGCQIYLCGTKSDLLEEDRRRRRVDFHDVQDYADNIKAQLFETSSKTGQSVDELFQKVAEDYVSVAAFQVMTGEAARTRLSSCHCVLMRRPGSPE; encoded by the exons ATGAGTGGGCAGCGCGTGGACGTCAAGGTGGTGATGCTGGGCAAGGAGTACGTGGGCAAGACAAGCCTGGTGGAGCGATACGTGCACAACCGCTTCCTGGTGGGACCCTATCAGAAC ACCATCGGAGCCGCCTTCGTGGCGAAGGTGATGTCCGTCGGAGACCGGACGGTGACTTTGGGTATTTGG GACACAGCAGGCTCCGAGCGCTACGAGGCCATGAGCCGAATCTACTATCGGGGTGCGAAGGCGGCCATCGTCTGCTACG ACCTCACGGACAGCAGCAGCTTTGAGCGGGCCAAGTTCTGGGTGAAGGAACTGCAAAACCTAGAGGAG GGCTGTCAGATCTACCTGTGCGGCACCAAGAGTGACTTGCTGGAGGAGGACAGGCGGCGAAGACGTGTGGACTTCCACGATGTCCAGGACTATGCAGATA ATATCAAAGCTCAGCTCTTTGAAACATCCAGCAAGACAGGCCAGAGTGTGG ACGAGCTCTTCCAGAAAGTGGCAGAGGATTACGTCAGTGTGGCCGCCTTCCAGGTGATGACAG GGGAAGCTGCCAGGACCAGACTTTCTTCCTGCCATTGTGTTCTCATGAGGCGACCTGGGAGTCCAG AATGA
- the RAB24 gene encoding ras-related protein Rab-24 isoform X1 — MSGQRVDVKVVMLGKEYVGKTSLVERYVHNRFLVGPYQNTIGAAFVAKVMSVGDRTVTLGIWDTAGSERYEAMSRIYYRGAKAAIVCYDLTDSSSFERAKFWVKELQNLEEGCQIYLCGTKSDLLEEDRRRRRVDFHDVQDYADNIKAQLFETSSKTGQSVDELFQKVAEDYVSVAAFQVMTGEAARTRLSSCHCVLMRRPGSPAVTSTWPSTRECSRNHH; from the exons ATGAGTGGGCAGCGCGTGGACGTCAAGGTGGTGATGCTGGGCAAGGAGTACGTGGGCAAGACAAGCCTGGTGGAGCGATACGTGCACAACCGCTTCCTGGTGGGACCCTATCAGAAC ACCATCGGAGCCGCCTTCGTGGCGAAGGTGATGTCCGTCGGAGACCGGACGGTGACTTTGGGTATTTGG GACACAGCAGGCTCCGAGCGCTACGAGGCCATGAGCCGAATCTACTATCGGGGTGCGAAGGCGGCCATCGTCTGCTACG ACCTCACGGACAGCAGCAGCTTTGAGCGGGCCAAGTTCTGGGTGAAGGAACTGCAAAACCTAGAGGAG GGCTGTCAGATCTACCTGTGCGGCACCAAGAGTGACTTGCTGGAGGAGGACAGGCGGCGAAGACGTGTGGACTTCCACGATGTCCAGGACTATGCAGATA ATATCAAAGCTCAGCTCTTTGAAACATCCAGCAAGACAGGCCAGAGTGTGG ACGAGCTCTTCCAGAAAGTGGCAGAGGATTACGTCAGTGTGGCCGCCTTCCAGGTGATGACAG GGGAAGCTGCCAGGACCAGACTTTCTTCCTGCCATTGTGTTCTCATGAGGCGACCTGGGAGTCCAG CAGTGACTAGCACCTGGCCTAGCACACGTGAATGCTCAAGAAATCACCACTGA